A single window of Liolophura sinensis isolate JHLJ2023 chromosome 6, CUHK_Ljap_v2, whole genome shotgun sequence DNA harbors:
- the LOC135468751 gene encoding piggyBac transposable element-derived protein 3-like codes for MAKRHQDRLNIRDVLDMLDNDDSDIDDGDDSNSDEDDEYVVPQSDNSNAEDTSDDDLSKEEDTPLSSLATSKKDRRQYRWMKKDFDPPDLTFTGDPLSQPVLDAKGQPQTPLQYFRRFITYDMIETIVVFTNQYAVQKFGNSVNTTVKEIEQILGIVIRMGLVQMSGIRVYYEEDTRYGPVADVMSRNRLQLLLRSIHFVDNESASEDVKTDKLWKIRPFLEKFRAQCLLVIPEEKQSIDEMMVPFKGRFSHIKQYLRGKPNPWGFKIWCRCSIDGMLHDFDVYQGKSADRGQISELGVAGDVVRKLGETLPRHKNYKVFADNLFTSVELLEKMQKDGFQYTGTVRANRLRGCELMSEKELNKSGRGSFDFRVEQKTNIVCVRWMDTKMVTLMSTSAGIHPLDKARRWDKSAKEHKDVNRPFIVKEYNSNTGGIDLLDSCTARYKFSLKARRWYMYLFWHFIQLAVINGWLWYRRDCKQLGIEKPLILRKFQGRVASGLVSVNAARNRGRPAAEQSPSSRPTSPVPHPPRKVRLHPNDDARKDQYAHWPVKIDKRRRCAVCQIKTDTNCEKCLVPVCFTENRNCFKEFHA; via the coding sequence ATGGCTAAGCGTCATCAAGACCGCTTAAACATCAGAGATGTTTTGGACATGCTGGATAATGATGATAGTGACATTGACGATGGAGACGACAGTAACAGTGATGAAGATGATGAATACGTAGTACCACAGTCAGATAATTCCAATGCtgaggacacaagtgatgatGATTTGAGCAAGGAAGAGGACACACCGCTATCCTCTCTGGCCACTTCAAAAAAGGATCGTAGGCAGTACAGATGGATGAAAAAGGACTTTGACCCACCAGATTTAACATTCACAGGTGATCCATTGTCACAGCCCGTACTAGACGCAAAAGGCCAGCCTCAAACTCCCCTGCAGTATTTCCGTAGATTTATTACGTACGACATGATTGAGACAATAGTAGTATTCACCAATCAGTATGCAGTACAGAAATTTGGGAACTCCGTGAATACAACGGTGAAAGAAATCGAACAAATACTTGGAATTGTAATCCGGATGGGCCTTGTTCAAATGTCCGGGATCCGTGTATACTACGAAGAAGATACTCGATATGGTCCAGTTGCAGATGTAATGTCAAGGAATAGACTTCAACTCCTACTAAGGTCTATTCATTTTGTCGACAATGAAAGCGCATCTGAAGATGTCAAGACAGATAAATTGTGGAAGATTCGACCCTTTCTTGAGAAATTTCGTGCACAGTGTCTGCTGGTAATCCCAGAGGAGAAACAGTCCATTGATGAAATGATGGTGCCATTCAAGGGCAGATTCAGTCACATAAAACAGTATCTCCGGGGAAAGCCCAACCCTTGGGGTTTTAAAATCTGGTGTCGCTGCAGCATAGATGGTATGCTGCATGATTTTGATGTTTATCAGGGAAAATCTGCAGATCGCGGACAGATCAGCGAGCTTGGTGTCGCTGGCGACGTTGTCCGGAAATTAGGTGAAACGCTACCACGTCACAAAAACTACAAAGTATTCGCGGACAATCTCTTCACCTCAGTTGAGCTACTGGAGAAAATGCAGAAAGATGGGTTTCAGTATACTGGGACTGTTAGGGCCAATCGTCTTAGGGGGTGTGAGTTGATGTCTGAGAAAGAGCTGAATAAGTCAGGACGTGGCTCTTTTGATTTCCGAGTAGAACAGAAAACTAACATTGTGTGTGTTCGTTGGATGGACACAAAGATGGTGACACTGATGTCAACCTCTGCGGGCATTCATCCCCTTGATAAGGCCAGAAGATGGGATAAGTCAGCAAAGGAACACAAAGATGTAAACAGGCCCTTTATCGTGAAGGAGTACAACAGTAATACGGGAGGGATTGACCTTTTGGATTCTTGTACCGCTCGGTACAAGTTTTCTCTAAAGGCTAGGcgatggtacatgtatctattctGGCATTTTATCCAACTAGCTGTCATCAATGGTTGGCTATGGTATCGTCGCGACTGCAAACAGCTTGGTATTGAGAAGCCACTAATCCTCAGAAAATTCCAAGGAAGAGTTGCAAGCGGGCTAGTATCTGTAAACGCAGCCAGGAATCGTGGCAGACCAGCCGCTGAACAAAGTCCCAGTTCAAGACCGACAAGTCCCGTGCCACACCCACCAAGAAAGGTGCGTCTACATCCGAACGACGATGCTCGTAAGGACCAGTATGCACACTGGCCTGTGAAGATTGACAAACGCCGCCGTTGTGCCGTGTGCCAAATAAAAACTGACACTAACTGTGAAAAATGCTTGGTTCCCGTTTGCTTCACAGAGAACAGAAATTGCTTCAAAGAGTTCCACGCATAA